Proteins from a genomic interval of Nodosilinea sp. FACHB-141:
- a CDS encoding PAS domain S-box protein, whose product MDIQTLQILDSSDDCIQLLDLGGRILFVNRGGQALLGIDDVTPFLNTYWAELWQEAEQQAASDAIARAAAGEVCSMAGHRPTLQGEPKWWANKISPIRSTDGNVERLVCVSRDITTHKQIQDTGKQTEERLRESEGRYQAIVNQAVTGVACVDLEGRLTLVNQKYCDITGYSDDELYQRRMQDITHPEDLPRNVELFRRMLTEGTPFEIEKRYIRKDGSIVWVNNSVYAVCDRGGQPQSVVAIALDITERKRREAHGVFLAEIGEAFSRFSTADEIMQAVGAKMGAYLQITTCAFADVDEAHDRVTAHHGWSSPEVPSIVGTFCISQYLSNEFVRASRAGETVVVCNTQTDPRTDAAGYAALDMYSFVTVPFHRHGQWTHYIAICHSQPRQWREDEIQLIEEISNRIFPRLERARAEAALRQSEERFRTVTATVPQLIWTAMPDGRVDYMSDQWADYVGLTPQQLHGWNWQQVTHPEDLPNTERDWQHCLQSGEPLEIQHRFRHHTGEWRWQLVRGVPIKDADGIIRQWVGTCTDIQGEVDIKEALRESEAKYRSLFDSIDEGFCIIEVLFDATGNAFDYRFLEANAAFEKQTGLVDVIGKTVREFAPKMESHWFELYGRIALTGVPERFENTAQELGRFYDVYAFRMGEPQERKVAVLFNDISDRKRIEDERKRAEQDLRESEEWARLAIQVAKLGGWRLHLDTNLVEMDERMREIWGESEDTVMVPLPQVLERMHPDDRERVSTAVNGALEPQSAGTYEIEYRIVWNDGTERWVLAKGQAQFDGAGEFRRTVDFFGILLDITDRKQADVERELLLQREQSAREEAEQANRIKDEFLAVLSHELRSPLNPILGWSTLLLSGKLDTAKTTHALTTIQRNAKLQSELIEDLLDVSRILRGKLNLNVAPVNLANKIRGAMETVRLAAEAKSIDLQFTILGFRAEDEDELTSSSAAAQSAIQNPKCMVWGDSTRLQQVIWNLLSNAVKFTPAGGRVDISLSSLTGDLSLAIDASSLVSTDSQIINNNEKNASYAQITVSDTGKGISPDFLPHVFDYFRQADGTTTRQFGGLGLGLAIVRHLVELHGGTVRADSLGEDQGATFTIRLPLLQASLQVDRERSPQPSHDLNGIKIVVVDDEPDTRELVVFVLEQQGAQVITATSAHEALLVLPQAKPDVLLSDIGMPEMDGYMLIQQVRALAPEQGGQVPAIALTAYAGDTNQQQVIAAGFQRHISKPIDPQALVQAIAQLIHSR is encoded by the coding sequence TTGGATATCCAGACCCTGCAAATCTTAGATAGTAGCGATGACTGCATCCAACTCTTGGATTTAGGCGGGCGCATTCTGTTCGTGAATCGGGGAGGGCAGGCGCTACTGGGCATTGACGATGTCACGCCCTTTCTCAATACATACTGGGCTGAGCTGTGGCAGGAAGCCGAGCAGCAGGCCGCCAGCGATGCGATCGCCCGTGCAGCGGCAGGCGAGGTATGTTCCATGGCAGGCCACCGTCCAACTCTTCAGGGTGAACCCAAGTGGTGGGCCAATAAAATTAGCCCCATTCGAAGCACAGATGGAAACGTTGAACGGCTTGTGTGCGTCTCGCGGGACATCACCACACACAAGCAGATTCAAGACACCGGTAAACAAACCGAGGAAAGATTACGGGAGTCAGAAGGTCGGTATCAAGCCATTGTTAACCAAGCCGTAACCGGCGTCGCCTGTGTGGATTTGGAGGGCAGGCTGACGCTGGTTAATCAGAAGTATTGCGACATCACTGGCTACTCAGACGATGAACTTTACCAGCGGCGCATGCAGGACATCACCCATCCTGAAGACCTGCCCCGCAATGTAGAACTGTTTAGGCGAATGTTGACGGAGGGCACACCGTTTGAGATTGAGAAACGCTATATCCGCAAGGATGGCTCGATCGTCTGGGTCAATAACAGTGTGTATGCGGTCTGCGATCGCGGGGGGCAACCGCAATCGGTAGTCGCGATCGCCCTAGACATCACCGAGCGCAAACGCCGGGAAGCCCATGGGGTATTCCTTGCAGAAATTGGTGAAGCCTTCTCGCGGTTTTCGACGGCCGACGAAATTATGCAAGCGGTTGGGGCGAAGATGGGGGCCTATTTGCAGATTACGACCTGCGCTTTCGCCGATGTCGATGAAGCCCACGATCGAGTGACCGCCCATCACGGCTGGAGCAGTCCAGAGGTGCCCAGTATAGTGGGCACGTTTTGCATCTCTCAATACTTAAGCAACGAATTTGTGCGGGCCAGCCGAGCTGGAGAAACCGTTGTAGTCTGCAATACCCAAACAGACCCGCGCACCGATGCCGCTGGCTATGCGGCACTCGATATGTATTCCTTTGTCACCGTTCCATTTCATCGCCATGGCCAATGGACCCATTACATTGCCATCTGTCACTCGCAACCCCGGCAGTGGCGTGAAGACGAGATTCAACTGATTGAAGAAATCTCAAACCGCATCTTCCCGCGTCTGGAACGAGCCCGTGCCGAGGCAGCTCTGCGCCAAAGCGAGGAGCGGTTTCGCACCGTCACCGCTACCGTTCCCCAGCTGATTTGGACGGCAATGCCTGACGGTCGGGTGGACTACATGAGTGACCAATGGGCAGACTACGTAGGACTTACGCCACAGCAACTGCATGGTTGGAACTGGCAACAAGTTACGCACCCGGAGGATCTGCCCAATACTGAACGAGACTGGCAGCACTGTCTTCAATCGGGCGAGCCGCTCGAAATTCAGCATCGCTTTCGCCATCACACCGGGGAATGGCGCTGGCAGTTGGTACGGGGTGTGCCGATTAAAGATGCAGATGGAATCATTAGGCAATGGGTTGGCACCTGCACCGACATTCAGGGTGAGGTCGATATTAAAGAAGCATTGCGCGAGTCAGAGGCAAAATATCGATCGCTGTTTGATTCTATCGATGAAGGCTTTTGCATTATCGAAGTTTTGTTTGATGCCACCGGCAATGCCTTTGACTACCGCTTCTTAGAAGCTAACGCCGCCTTTGAAAAACAGACCGGACTGGTGGACGTGATTGGCAAAACCGTGCGAGAATTTGCCCCAAAAATGGAGTCGCACTGGTTTGAGCTTTACGGCAGAATCGCGCTAACGGGAGTGCCAGAGCGGTTTGAAAACACGGCCCAGGAACTGGGGCGGTTTTACGATGTTTACGCCTTTCGCATGGGCGAGCCCCAGGAGCGCAAGGTAGCCGTTCTCTTCAACGACATCAGCGATCGCAAGCGCATCGAAGACGAACGCAAACGGGCAGAACAGGACCTGAGGGAAAGCGAGGAGTGGGCACGCCTAGCCATCCAGGTGGCTAAACTGGGCGGTTGGCGGCTGCATCTAGACACCAACCTCGTGGAGATGGACGAGCGGATGCGGGAAATTTGGGGAGAGTCAGAGGATACGGTGATGGTGCCTCTCCCGCAAGTCTTGGAGCGGATGCACCCGGACGATCGCGAACGAGTGTCTACGGCGGTGAATGGGGCGCTCGAGCCTCAATCGGCTGGAACTTACGAAATTGAATATCGAATTGTGTGGAATGACGGCACCGAACGGTGGGTATTAGCCAAAGGGCAAGCCCAATTTGATGGAGCAGGGGAGTTCCGCCGAACGGTTGATTTCTTTGGCATATTGCTGGATATTACCGATCGCAAACAGGCAGACGTCGAGCGAGAACTGCTGCTGCAACGGGAGCAATCGGCACGGGAAGAAGCCGAGCAGGCAAATCGTATTAAAGACGAGTTTTTGGCCGTGCTATCCCATGAACTCAGGTCGCCCCTCAACCCCATTCTCGGTTGGTCTACACTTTTGCTGAGCGGTAAGCTAGATACCGCTAAAACAACCCATGCGCTAACGACTATTCAACGCAACGCCAAGCTGCAATCAGAACTCATTGAAGATTTGCTCGATGTATCGCGAATTTTGCGCGGCAAGCTAAACCTCAACGTGGCTCCCGTCAATCTTGCCAACAAAATTCGAGGCGCAATGGAAACGGTGCGATTGGCTGCCGAAGCCAAGTCCATCGATTTACAGTTTACGATTTTAGGTTTTAGAGCAGAAGACGAGGACGAGCTAACATCCTCTAGCGCAGCGGCGCAAAGCGCTATCCAAAATCCAAAATGTATGGTTTGGGGCGATTCCACACGACTACAGCAGGTGATCTGGAACCTTCTCTCCAATGCGGTGAAATTTACCCCTGCTGGTGGGCGGGTTGACATTAGTTTGTCATCGCTCACAGGGGATTTGTCCTTAGCTATTGATGCTTCATCTCTAGTTAGTACCGACAGCCAAATCATTAATAACAACGAAAAAAACGCTAGTTATGCTCAAATCACCGTCAGCGATACGGGAAAAGGCATTTCACCTGACTTTTTACCCCATGTGTTTGACTATTTCCGCCAAGCGGATGGTACAACTACCCGACAGTTTGGTGGCCTGGGATTAGGCCTGGCGATCGTGCGTCATTTGGTTGAACTGCATGGAGGAACCGTTAGAGCCGACAGCTTAGGGGAGGATCAAGGCGCAACCTTCACCATTCGCCTCCCCCTCTTGCAGGCTTCATTACAGGTAGACCGGGAGCGATCGCCCCAGCCCTCCCACGATTTGAACGGCATCAAAATCGTGGTGGTGGACGATGAACCCGACACCCGAGAATTGGTGGTGTTTGTATTAGAACAGCAGGGAGCACAGGTGATAACCGCTACTTCTGCCCACGAGGCATTGCTTGTTTTGCCTCAAGCCAAGCCAGATGTTCTGTTGAGTGATATTGGCATGCCAGAGATGGATGGCTATATGCTGATCCAGCAGGTGAGGGCCTTAGCTCCTGAACAAGGGGGGCAAGTTCCGGCGATCGCCCTCACGGCCTATGCAGGAGATACCAATCAACAACAGGTGATTGCCGCAGGTTTCCAAAGGCACATCTCGAAGCCCATTGATCCCCAAGCGTTAGTGCAGGCGATCGCTCAGTTAATTCATTCCCGTTAA
- a CDS encoding ATP-binding protein: MGLYIVREIVVAHGGTGEVASTAQAGTTFTVRLPRRTRLKATVSKRRDHYGV; this comes from the coding sequence CTGGGGCTGTATATCGTGCGCGAGATCGTCGTCGCCCACGGGGGAACGGGAGAGGTCGCCTCGACGGCGCAGGCAGGCACGACGTTCACCGTTCGCCTGCCGCGACGCACCCGGTTGAAGGCGACCGTCAGTAAGCGCAGAGACCATTACGGGGTTTGA
- a CDS encoding EAL domain-containing protein, whose translation MSNIEGDYEAARLAALARYDLLDTPPEAAFDDLVQLATTISQTPIALMSLIDDHRQWFKAKVGLTATETPREWAFCAHAILQSQPLIIENALLDERFVQNPLVVGEPHIRFYAGFPLITAHGYRLGTLCVIDRQPRQLDSKQLESLGILSRQVVAQLELRYGHRVLKQTLKDRTDIEFTLDQSSIVAIADAQGLITYANDKFCEISQYSAVELIGNKHLLVEEDEHSPTELQAIWQTLNRGQVWRGEIQKCARDGSLYWANTTIVPFLDGDNRPYQYIAICHDITAQKQLEAKLRRQSAQERLVRQMAERIHVQGSLDLTAILQTTVAEVRHLLESDRVLIYQLNADHSGCVVVESTDAQWRKITGTQIYDGHFARYYLQLYAQGRVQAISDIETADLTPCHRDLLADFQVRANLVVPIVDAVKLWGLLVVQQCSGARVWQTDEIDLLKQLTTQAAIAIHQSELYQQSQAELEKRQQAETVLRQQFERERLITAVAHRIRESLDLSQILNTTVAEVRQLLQADRVLTYRINPDGTGSVTNEAVAPGCFSLMDQPLPEEIFPIDSHRLYQQGRVRAIADIRQDDISACLVETLHQLGVKSKLVVPILHNQELWGLLIAHQCHRYRDWQAWELDFLKELSTHVGIAIAQATLLKQASQQAQAEATINRLTRLLHTPGDAIRVMQQVIDATVTTFGCIGGQLYICADPEEQSDQLYRSGVQPALTLEGESYLWRRLAQSANGGRHRKRSSGEAPTYHLYTLQDFRQDPDLRTLGAAFEAVAIDSVLIVPLQYQQQAIGWFSLFRRELGASLLTTGGFPSRQQTTADASLSSQDLADTPFASGWNAEDIKLSQTLATHLYITVMQRRIEATIRHQACHDRLTGLPNRLLFEEELVKALEQLKPANNRLNSRMLAVCFVDLDHFKTINDTLGHAVGDQLLQQVAQRISGCLKKGDIVARWGGDEFTLMLQNIQSTKDVTKVAQRVLHNLREPFVFNRQTFRVTTSIGIALAPSHGQDAETLLKNADAAMYDAKHQGRNNYKLHSSVTIGRSLDQLILTNDLHKAVEQSEFVLHYQPQLDLQTGQVTAAEALIRWQHPQKGLLMPGEFIPTAEVTGQISAIDEWVICAACAQIRSWQNIGNPPLRVAVNLSAQTIQQKNLPKKIAQILLDHRLEPSQLEVEITERVVMQDIPAAVSTLQELKDMGIYISMDDFGTGHSSLAALKQFPLHSLKIAREFIQDLSFESREIAVVQAVIALGHGLNLETVAEGVEKVEQLQILRALGCSSVQGYLLSKPLAAKQFQQFIQTHNTERSGVRRLQNFSEPPQSLESRSVIPRET comes from the coding sequence ATGTCAAATATCGAGGGCGACTATGAAGCGGCTCGGTTAGCCGCGTTAGCTCGATATGATCTCCTAGATACGCCCCCAGAAGCGGCTTTTGATGATTTAGTTCAACTCGCCACTACGATCAGCCAAACCCCGATCGCCCTGATGAGTCTGATTGATGACCACCGCCAGTGGTTTAAGGCAAAGGTTGGCCTAACCGCAACGGAAACTCCCCGCGAGTGGGCCTTTTGCGCCCACGCAATTTTGCAGTCGCAGCCTCTCATCATCGAAAATGCTCTGCTCGACGAGCGCTTCGTGCAGAATCCGCTCGTTGTCGGGGAACCCCACATTCGTTTTTACGCCGGCTTCCCCCTCATTACTGCCCATGGTTATCGGCTAGGGACGCTGTGCGTCATCGATCGGCAACCGCGTCAACTAGACTCAAAGCAACTTGAATCGTTGGGCATCCTGAGCCGTCAGGTTGTGGCACAACTGGAGCTAAGATACGGGCACCGGGTGCTTAAGCAAACCTTAAAAGACCGTACAGATATTGAGTTTACGTTAGATCAGTCTTCCATTGTGGCGATCGCAGACGCCCAAGGGTTAATCACCTATGCCAATGATAAGTTCTGCGAAATTTCTCAATACTCAGCGGTAGAACTCATTGGCAACAAGCATCTCTTAGTGGAGGAAGACGAACATTCTCCGACTGAATTACAAGCCATTTGGCAAACCCTCAATCGTGGGCAGGTATGGCGAGGAGAAATCCAAAAATGCGCTCGGGACGGTAGCTTGTATTGGGCTAATACTACTATTGTCCCCTTTCTAGACGGTGATAACAGGCCCTATCAATACATCGCAATCTGTCATGATATTACGGCTCAAAAGCAGCTAGAGGCAAAACTGCGACGACAATCCGCTCAGGAACGCCTAGTTAGGCAAATGGCTGAGCGCATTCATGTTCAAGGTTCGCTCGATCTGACCGCGATTTTGCAGACCACCGTCGCTGAAGTGCGTCATCTACTAGAATCTGACCGAGTCCTGATATACCAACTCAACGCCGACCATAGTGGCTGTGTCGTGGTGGAATCGACGGATGCTCAATGGCGCAAAATCACGGGCACCCAGATTTACGATGGCCATTTTGCCCGATATTACTTACAGCTCTATGCCCAGGGTCGGGTGCAGGCGATCTCAGATATTGAGACCGCCGATTTGACCCCCTGCCATCGTGACTTGCTAGCCGATTTTCAAGTGCGGGCCAATCTAGTCGTACCCATTGTCGATGCGGTTAAGCTCTGGGGCTTGCTGGTGGTGCAACAATGTTCTGGCGCGAGGGTATGGCAAACGGATGAGATTGATCTACTCAAGCAACTCACCACCCAAGCGGCGATCGCGATTCATCAGTCAGAACTGTATCAGCAGTCTCAAGCTGAACTGGAGAAACGCCAACAGGCTGAGACTGTGTTGCGGCAGCAATTTGAGCGGGAGCGTTTAATTACGGCAGTAGCGCACCGCATTCGGGAGTCGTTAGACCTTAGTCAGATATTGAACACGACAGTGGCTGAGGTCAGGCAACTGTTACAGGCCGATCGGGTACTGACCTATCGCATCAATCCTGACGGTACCGGTTCAGTAACGAATGAAGCCGTTGCTCCAGGATGTTTTTCGTTGATGGATCAACCGCTACCCGAGGAGATTTTTCCGATTGACAGTCACCGCCTTTACCAACAGGGTCGGGTCCGCGCCATTGCTGATATTAGGCAAGACGATATCTCAGCTTGTTTGGTCGAAACCCTCCATCAACTTGGCGTGAAGTCCAAGCTCGTGGTCCCAATTCTCCACAATCAGGAGCTTTGGGGGCTGTTAATTGCTCACCAGTGCCATCGCTATCGGGACTGGCAAGCTTGGGAACTGGATTTTCTTAAAGAACTTTCGACCCATGTCGGCATTGCAATCGCTCAAGCAACCCTGTTAAAACAAGCGTCTCAGCAAGCCCAGGCGGAAGCCACCATCAATCGCCTCACCCGCCTGTTGCATACGCCTGGAGATGCCATCCGAGTGATGCAGCAAGTCATTGATGCTACCGTTACCACCTTTGGTTGTATTGGTGGACAGCTCTATATCTGCGCCGATCCCGAAGAGCAGAGTGACCAGCTTTACCGTTCAGGCGTACAACCAGCTTTAACCCTAGAGGGTGAAAGCTATCTTTGGCGTCGTTTGGCCCAGAGCGCGAACGGTGGAAGGCATCGGAAAAGGAGCAGTGGAGAAGCCCCAACTTACCATCTCTACACCCTGCAGGATTTTAGGCAAGATCCAGACCTGCGGACGTTAGGAGCGGCCTTCGAAGCGGTCGCCATTGATTCTGTACTGATTGTGCCCCTGCAATATCAGCAACAAGCTATTGGGTGGTTCAGCCTGTTTCGTCGCGAACTAGGTGCGAGCCTGTTGACAACTGGTGGATTTCCCAGCCGCCAACAGACTACTGCCGATGCCAGTTTATCCTCTCAAGACTTAGCGGATACGCCATTTGCTTCAGGATGGAACGCAGAAGACATCAAACTGTCGCAAACCCTTGCCACCCATTTATATATCACCGTGATGCAGCGGCGGATTGAGGCCACGATTCGCCATCAAGCTTGTCATGACCGGCTCACTGGATTACCCAATCGGCTGCTGTTTGAAGAAGAACTGGTCAAGGCTTTAGAACAACTCAAACCCGCCAATAACAGACTAAATAGTAGGATGCTCGCGGTCTGCTTTGTGGACCTCGACCATTTTAAGACGATTAATGACACGCTGGGCCATGCAGTTGGGGACCAGCTATTGCAGCAAGTGGCACAGCGAATTTCAGGCTGTTTAAAGAAGGGCGATATTGTGGCGCGTTGGGGTGGGGATGAATTTACCCTAATGCTTCAAAATATTCAGTCCACCAAAGATGTTACGAAAGTGGCTCAACGGGTTCTTCATAACCTGCGTGAGCCGTTTGTGTTCAATCGCCAGACCTTTCGAGTGACGACGAGCATTGGCATTGCACTCGCCCCCAGCCATGGTCAAGATGCTGAGACTTTGCTGAAAAATGCGGATGCAGCCATGTATGACGCCAAGCATCAGGGGCGCAATAACTACAAACTCCACTCCTCTGTCACGATAGGGAGATCCCTGGATCAACTGATTTTGACCAATGATCTTCACAAGGCTGTGGAGCAAAGTGAGTTTGTGCTGCACTATCAACCTCAGTTAGACCTGCAAACAGGCCAGGTGACTGCCGCTGAGGCTTTAATTCGTTGGCAGCATCCTCAAAAAGGGTTGCTGATGCCGGGAGAATTTATACCAACAGCCGAAGTGACGGGGCAAATCAGCGCGATTGATGAGTGGGTCATTTGTGCCGCCTGTGCTCAGATTCGCTCATGGCAAAACATTGGAAATCCACCCCTGCGTGTCGCTGTTAATCTTTCTGCTCAAACGATTCAGCAAAAAAACTTGCCCAAAAAGATTGCTCAAATCTTGCTAGACCATCGGCTTGAGCCCAGCCAGCTAGAGGTCGAAATTACAGAAAGAGTAGTGATGCAGGATATTCCTGCCGCGGTCTCCACCTTGCAAGAACTGAAAGATATGGGGATTTACATCTCAATGGATGACTTCGGCACAGGGCACTCTTCCCTTGCTGCCTTGAAGCAATTTCCGCTCCATTCCCTCAAAATTGCCCGCGAGTTTATTCAAGATCTGTCCTTTGAATCGAGGGAAATTGCCGTTGTGCAAGCGGTGATCGCTTTGGGACACGGCCTAAACCTGGAAACGGTTGCTGAAGGGGTCGAAAAAGTAGAACAGTTGCAGATATTGCGGGCTCTAGGCTGTAGTAGTGTTCAAGGTTACTTACTGAGTAAACCGCTGGCAGCCAAGCAATTTCAGCAATTTATTCAGACTCACAATACCGAGAGGAGTGGTGTAAGGCGGTTACAGAATTTTAGTGAGCCACCGCAATCGTTAGAGAGCCGGTCAGTCATACCCAGAGAAACCTAA
- a CDS encoding ArsA-related P-loop ATPase, whose amino-acid sequence MHLSGKEGVGKPSIACTTAIQLAEARQH is encoded by the coding sequence TTGCACCTTTCTGGCAAAGAGGGCGTTGGCAAACCCTCGATCGCCTGCACGACCGCGATTCAGCTAGCCGAGGCAAGGCAGCATTGA
- a CDS encoding helix-turn-helix transcriptional regulator — protein MFATSATRSSEKVEHFQLSDSVQKVRQCFNLSQAKLAAKIRVSLPSINRWEHGRATLLPMAVMPFEHLLHSTGEADKKLLVKYFLE, from the coding sequence ATGTTCGCAACTAGCGCTACACGCAGCTCTGAAAAAGTTGAACACTTCCAGTTATCAGATTCTGTGCAAAAAGTGCGACAGTGTTTTAATCTTTCACAGGCGAAGTTGGCAGCAAAAATAAGGGTGTCATTGCCAAGCATCAACCGATGGGAGCATGGGCGAGCAACGCTTCTACCCATGGCGGTCATGCCATTTGAGCACTTGCTTCATTCGACGGGCGAGGCCGATAAGAAGTTGCTCGTCAAATACTTTTTGGAGTGA